DNA from Candidatus Cloacimonadota bacterium:
TTAGCGAACGGTACATTTTTGCGGGGAAAGGTTCATATAGGGAATGTCAGTTATAGTTCAGGAAGAGCCGGGGAACCAGCAGCAGAAAAATTGTCTTTATCATTGCTTGAATCCGGACTCAATTTAGCAAGATTCAAAACCGGGACACCTCCTCGCATTGATTTGAGAACAATTGATATGAACAAAGTCGAGGAACAACCGGGAGATGAGGATCCTCAAGGTTTTTCCTATTATCGAGATATTGCTCTGAAGAACGATGTCAGTTGTTATCTTACTTTTACTAATCCGGTAACTCACCAGATCATTAATTCCAATCTTGACAAATCATCTCTATATGGCGGTTATATCAGCGGAATTGGACCTCGATATTGCCCTTCGATAGAGGATAAAGTCGTCAAATTTTCTAAAAAAGAACATCATCAGGTTTTTATCGAACCTGAAGGAGAAAAAACTTTCGAAGCCTATGTTAACGGTGTTTCCAATAGTCTTCCTCCTGAAATTCAGAAAAGAATGCTGCATTCCATCGAAGGATTGAAAGAATCAATAATAATTCGGTATGGATATGCTATTGAATACGATTATATCATTCCGGATGAGATCAAACCGACCATGGAAACGAAGAAGATCGAGGGTCTTTATCTTGCCGGGCAGATCAATGGAACTTCCGGTTATGAAGAAGCTGCAGCCCAGGGAATTGCGGCGGGGATCAACTCTGTTCTTTCACTGGAAAAAAAAGACCCGATAATTTTCGATAGATCGCAATCGTATCTTGGAGTTCTTTTGGATGATCTGGTAACAAAAGGAACAACAGAACCCTATCGATTGTTTACTTCCAGAGCGGAATATCGTCTTTATTTGCGTCAGGATAATGCTGATGAAAGAATGATGCCATTGGGATATAAACTCGGTTTAGTTGAAGATGTCAGGTGGCGGAAATTCAGGAAAATGATGGAAATCCACAATCGTGAAATGGAATTTCTAAAAAATAATAATTCGCTCAAAACAAGCGATATCAAAGAACCAACACGATTGATCAATATTCTGAAAAGACCGGAAATAACTTTTAATGATCTGCAAAAGTTCGGATATAAAATACCTTTAGATGTGACGGAAGATATAAAGAGCAGAATTTCATTGGAAATTAAATATGAAGGATATTTGAAAAGGCAACTTGCGGAAATCGAAAAGTTTGAAAAGATGGAGCATAACAAAATGCCCGAAAATCTCGATTATATGAAGATAAACTCGATTGCGTATGAGGCCCGGGAAAGGTTAAATAAGATCAAACCGGTTTCTCTCGGACAGGCTGCTCGCATTTCCGGTGTGAATCATACTGATATAACGGCTTTGATGATTTATTTGAAGAAGGTTCAGGATTCAAGAGTTCAAAGGTTCAGAGGTTCAGAGGTTCAAGGAAAAAAGGAAACAGAAAAAAAAATGAAATAGCTGTCATTCCGAGTGTTCCTTCAACGGCTTCT
Protein-coding regions in this window:
- the mnmG gene encoding tRNA uridine-5-carboxymethylaminomethyl(34) synthesis enzyme MnmG yields the protein MNKNRFDIIVVGAGHAGIEAALSAAKMGANVLIFVIKIESIGRMSCNPSVGGPAKGHLAREIDALGGEIGKSSDLSGIQFRMLNKKKGPAVWAPRSQNDRTKYTIIMRQSLENQTGLNIKESIIDEIILSKNRKQVIGVRSNLGEEYFAPKVILANGTFLRGKVHIGNVSYSSGRAGEPAAEKLSLSLLESGLNLARFKTGTPPRIDLRTIDMNKVEEQPGDEDPQGFSYYRDIALKNDVSCYLTFTNPVTHQIINSNLDKSSLYGGYISGIGPRYCPSIEDKVVKFSKKEHHQVFIEPEGEKTFEAYVNGVSNSLPPEIQKRMLHSIEGLKESIIIRYGYAIEYDYIIPDEIKPTMETKKIEGLYLAGQINGTSGYEEAAAQGIAAGINSVLSLEKKDPIIFDRSQSYLGVLLDDLVTKGTTEPYRLFTSRAEYRLYLRQDNADERMMPLGYKLGLVEDVRWRKFRKMMEIHNREMEFLKNNNSLKTSDIKEPTRLINILKRPEITFNDLQKFGYKIPLDVTEDIKSRISLEIKYEGYLKRQLAEIEKFEKMEHNKMPENLDYMKINSIAYEARERLNKIKPVSLGQAARISGVNHTDITALMIYLKKVQDSRVQRFRGSEVQGKKETEKKMK